The following are from one region of the Phormidium sp. PBR-2020 genome:
- a CDS encoding FAD-dependent oxidoreductase: MAQVLIVGGGVVGAAIAYELSCVPGLEVILCDRDRLGQGSTGAALGVLMGAISQKKAKSRAWKLREQSLQRYLTLIPELEAKLDCYLPRNDAGILKLCSREENWSKWQALAQVRCEQGFPLALWSLDELCTRFPQLGREGISGAVFSSCDRQIQPRPLTEALLAAAELQGVQVNWETEITDIEMTTGDPRRCGQVMTQTGEPYEPDWLVIAAGLGTTLLTEQLQRAIAVRPVLGQAVRYRLSQPFPERFPVVTGGDVHVVPLSDYECWVGATVEFPDAAGQVTADERLLEEVQEAAIALYPPLAEAEVIEQWSGLRPRPEGRSAPVIGKLENYENVLLATGHYRNGVLLAPATAIAIRDLISPV; this comes from the coding sequence ATGGCTCAGGTTTTGATTGTGGGTGGCGGTGTGGTGGGGGCGGCGATCGCCTATGAGTTGAGTTGTGTTCCTGGACTGGAGGTGATTCTGTGCGATCGCGATCGCCTGGGTCAGGGGTCAACGGGGGCGGCGCTGGGAGTCTTAATGGGGGCAATTAGTCAGAAAAAAGCCAAGAGTCGGGCCTGGAAACTCCGAGAACAGAGTTTGCAACGCTATCTGACGTTAATTCCTGAGTTAGAGGCAAAACTGGACTGTTATTTGCCCCGCAATGATGCTGGGATTTTAAAACTCTGTTCCAGGGAGGAAAATTGGTCAAAATGGCAGGCTTTGGCTCAGGTGCGTTGCGAGCAAGGGTTTCCCTTGGCGTTATGGTCGTTAGATGAGCTTTGCACTCGTTTTCCTCAGTTGGGGAGGGAGGGAATTTCGGGGGCGGTCTTTTCGAGCTGCGATCGCCAAATTCAACCTCGTCCCCTCACGGAGGCGTTGCTGGCGGCGGCTGAGTTGCAGGGGGTTCAGGTGAATTGGGAGACTGAGATTACGGATATAGAGATGACAACCGGAGATCCTCGCCGCTGTGGCCAGGTGATGACTCAAACCGGTGAGCCGTATGAACCGGATTGGCTGGTGATTGCGGCGGGTTTGGGAACCACTTTGTTGACGGAACAACTCCAGAGGGCGATCGCCGTGCGCCCGGTGTTGGGCCAGGCGGTGCGATATCGTCTCTCTCAGCCGTTTCCTGAGAGATTCCCGGTGGTGACTGGGGGAGATGTGCATGTGGTTCCCCTCTCGGATTATGAGTGTTGGGTAGGGGCAACGGTGGAGTTTCCCGATGCAGCGGGACAGGTGACGGCAGATGAGAGGTTATTGGAGGAGGTTCAAGAGGCGGCGATCGCCCTCTATCCCCCGTTAGCTGAGGCTGAGGTGATTGAACAATGGTCTGGCTTACGACCCCGCCCCGAAGGACGCAGCGCCCCAGTCATCGGTAAATTAGAAAATTATGAGAACGTGTTACTAGCCACAGGTCATTATCGTAACGGCGTATTACTGGCTCCGGCCACGGCGATCGCCATTCGTGATTTGATTTCACCAGTTTGA
- a CDS encoding restriction endonuclease, SacI family, protein MQNPSDILAAAFRRSQKALEQPIIADTQICEAIQYVSTNLKNRAGVRLLMSCLLAKLHKPKVDVRKPYTQIKGGDSFSGRSYDEKYITSFINTHDLPCNNTTAFLTPALRNRNVTLTRDLNLVGRPQKLYKAVLDLLDDVHHHRVSSEDLLAETIRFLIIERDQRNERMRSLIASLQTSTDDQPLSSEDIINLIYQHKSLKGTSRLPVLMVAAAYKAAQQKLGERVLTLASHNAADVQTGAVGDVEITLINDARVVTSYEMKDKRVTREDIERALQKLDAEKVFVDNYIFITTDRIDEEVQEYARSLYFETGGIEFVILDCLSFLRHYLHFFHRLRSSFLEEYQCLILAEPNSSVSQPLKEAFLSMRQAAEVVATGDDLA, encoded by the coding sequence ATGCAAAATCCATCAGACATCCTTGCTGCCGCTTTTCGTCGATCCCAAAAAGCCCTTGAACAACCCATAATTGCTGACACTCAGATTTGTGAGGCGATTCAATATGTAAGCACTAATTTGAAGAATAGGGCTGGAGTTCGCCTTCTAATGTCTTGTCTTTTGGCTAAGCTACACAAGCCAAAGGTTGATGTCAGGAAACCTTACACCCAAATTAAAGGAGGTGACTCATTCTCAGGTCGTTCTTACGACGAAAAATACATTACAAGTTTTATAAATACACATGACTTGCCCTGCAATAATACAACAGCGTTTCTGACACCTGCTCTTAGGAACCGCAATGTCACGCTCACGAGAGACCTAAACTTAGTAGGGCGACCTCAAAAGCTTTATAAAGCGGTTCTTGACCTCTTGGATGATGTTCATCATCATCGAGTCTCTTCCGAGGATCTTCTAGCTGAAACGATTCGTTTTCTCATCATAGAACGAGATCAGAGAAATGAACGAATGAGGTCTTTAATAGCCTCTCTCCAAACCTCAACGGATGATCAGCCTCTTTCCTCAGAAGACATCATCAACCTAATTTATCAGCATAAAAGCTTAAAAGGAACGAGTCGTCTCCCTGTTCTCATGGTTGCGGCTGCTTACAAAGCAGCGCAGCAAAAACTAGGTGAGCGAGTTCTTACTCTGGCCTCTCATAATGCTGCCGATGTTCAGACTGGGGCTGTTGGTGATGTGGAAATCACTCTAATTAATGATGCACGAGTTGTGACGAGTTACGAGATGAAGGATAAGCGAGTCACACGAGAAGATATAGAAAGAGCTTTGCAAAAACTTGATGCTGAAAAGGTTTTCGTTGACAATTACATTTTTATAACGACAGATAGAATTGATGAAGAGGTTCAGGAGTATGCCCGTTCCCTCTATTTCGAAACCGGGGGGATAGAGTTTGTCATTTTAGATTGTTTGAGCTTTTTACGCCATTACTTACATTTCTTTCACCGATTACGGTCTAGTTTTCTTGAAGAATACCAATGTCTCATACTGGCGGAGCCGAATAGTTCTGTAAGCCAACCCTTAAAAGAAGCTTTTTTGTCGATGCGGCAAGCAGCGGAAGTTGTGGCGACTGGAGATGATCTCGCTTAG
- the thiC gene encoding phosphomethylpyrimidine synthase: protein MRTDWVAKRRGQGNVSQMHYARQGVITEEMNYVAKRENLPQELIRDEVARGRMIIPANINHTNLEPMAIGIASKCKVNANIGASPNSSNIDEEVAKLNLAVKYGADTVMDLSTGGGDLDVIRTAIIKASPVPIGTVPIYQALESVHGSVENLSADDFLHIIEKHAQQGVDYMTIHAGILIEHLPLVRDRITGIVSRGGGILARWMLHHHKQNPLYTHFDDIIEIFKKYDVSFSLGDSLRPGCTHDASDEAQLAELKTLGQLTRRAWEHDVQVMVEGPGHVPMDQIEFNVKKQMEECSEAPFYVLGPLVTDIAPGYDHITSAIGAAMAGWYGTAMLCYVTPKEHLGLPDAEDVRNGLIAYKIAAHAADIARRRPGARDRDDELSAARYNFDWNKQFELSLDPERAREYHDETLPADIYKSAEFCSMCGPKFCPMQTKVDADALTELEKFLASDDAQEKAVAKA from the coding sequence ATGCGTACAGACTGGGTAGCTAAGCGACGCGGTCAGGGTAATGTATCCCAGATGCACTACGCTCGTCAGGGAGTCATTACTGAGGAGATGAACTATGTCGCCAAGCGGGAAAATCTCCCTCAGGAGTTAATCCGCGACGAGGTGGCCCGGGGCCGGATGATTATTCCGGCCAACATCAACCACACTAACCTCGAACCGATGGCCATTGGCATTGCATCGAAATGCAAAGTCAACGCCAACATTGGTGCATCTCCCAACTCATCCAATATTGATGAGGAAGTGGCGAAACTCAATTTGGCGGTGAAGTATGGTGCGGACACCGTCATGGACTTGTCCACCGGTGGCGGGGACTTGGATGTGATTCGCACGGCCATTATCAAGGCCTCTCCGGTTCCCATTGGTACGGTTCCGATTTACCAGGCCCTTGAGAGTGTCCATGGGAGTGTGGAAAATCTTTCCGCCGATGACTTCCTGCATATCATTGAGAAACACGCTCAGCAGGGTGTGGACTACATGACGATTCATGCGGGAATCTTGATTGAACATCTGCCGTTGGTGCGCGATCGCATTACGGGGATTGTCTCTCGCGGTGGCGGAATCCTGGCCCGCTGGATGTTACATCACCACAAGCAAAACCCCCTCTATACTCACTTTGACGACATCATCGAAATCTTCAAGAAATACGATGTGTCGTTCAGTTTAGGGGATTCTCTGCGTCCGGGTTGTACCCATGATGCCAGTGATGAAGCGCAATTGGCGGAGTTGAAAACCCTAGGACAGTTGACACGCCGCGCCTGGGAACATGATGTTCAGGTGATGGTGGAAGGCCCGGGCCATGTGCCGATGGATCAGATTGAGTTCAACGTCAAGAAACAGATGGAGGAGTGCAGCGAAGCACCCTTCTATGTGTTGGGTCCCTTGGTGACGGATATTGCGCCGGGGTATGACCATATTACCTCTGCCATTGGTGCAGCGATGGCCGGTTGGTATGGAACGGCGATGTTGTGCTATGTGACGCCGAAGGAGCATTTGGGGTTACCGGATGCTGAGGATGTGCGCAATGGCTTGATTGCCTATAAGATTGCGGCTCATGCGGCGGATATTGCCCGTCGTCGTCCGGGAGCGCGCGATCGCGATGATGAACTCTCGGCGGCGCGGTATAACTTCGACTGGAACAAGCAGTTTGAGTTATCCCTCGATCCTGAACGCGCTCGGGAATACCATGATGAGACGCTTCCGGCGGATATCTACAAGTCGGCGGAGTTCTGCTCGATGTGTGGACCGAAGTTCTGTCCCATGCAGACGAAGGTGGATGCGGATGCGTTGACGGAACTGGAGAAGTTCTTGGCGTCCGATGATGCTCAGGAGAAAGCGGTGGCCAAGGCGTAA
- the psbA gene encoding photosystem II q(b) protein translates to MTTTLQQRESASLWERFCSWVTSTDNRLYIGWFGVLMIPTLLTATTCFIIAFIAAPPVDIDGIREPVAGSLLYGNNIISGAVVPSSNAIGLHLYPIWEAASLDEWLYNGGPYQLVVFHFLIGVFCYMGREWELSFRLGMRPWICVAYSAPVAAASAVFLIYPIGQGSFSDGMPLGISGTFNFMLVFQAEHNILMHPFHMLGVAGVFGGALFSAMHGSLVTSSLVRETTESESQNYGYKFGQEEETYNIVAAHGYFGRLIFQYASFNNSRSLHFFLGAWPVVGIWFTALGVSTMAFNLNGFNFNQSVLDSQGRVINTWADVINRANLGMEVMHERNAHNFPLDLAATEAPSING, encoded by the coding sequence ATGACCACCACCTTACAGCAACGCGAATCCGCGTCTCTGTGGGAACGGTTTTGCAGTTGGGTCACCAGCACTGACAACCGCCTTTACATTGGCTGGTTCGGTGTCTTGATGATCCCCACCCTCTTAACCGCTACCACCTGCTTCATCATCGCCTTCATCGCTGCTCCCCCCGTGGACATCGATGGTATCCGCGAACCCGTTGCCGGTTCTCTTCTGTACGGAAACAACATCATCTCTGGTGCTGTTGTTCCTTCTTCCAACGCGATCGGACTTCACCTGTATCCCATCTGGGAAGCTGCTAGCCTCGACGAGTGGCTTTATAACGGCGGTCCTTACCAGCTCGTGGTCTTCCACTTCCTCATTGGCGTTTTCTGCTACATGGGTCGTGAATGGGAACTGTCTTTCCGTCTCGGAATGCGTCCCTGGATCTGCGTGGCTTACTCCGCACCTGTTGCCGCTGCTAGCGCTGTCTTCCTGATCTACCCCATCGGTCAAGGTTCTTTCTCCGATGGTATGCCCCTGGGCATTTCCGGAACCTTCAACTTCATGTTGGTGTTCCAAGCTGAGCACAACATCCTGATGCACCCCTTCCACATGCTCGGTGTGGCTGGTGTCTTCGGCGGTGCTCTGTTCTCCGCAATGCACGGTTCTTTGGTCACCTCCTCCTTGGTTCGTGAAACCACCGAGAGCGAGTCTCAGAACTACGGTTACAAATTCGGTCAAGAAGAAGAGACCTACAACATTGTTGCAGCTCACGGCTACTTCGGTCGCTTGATCTTCCAATACGCTTCCTTCAACAACAGCCGCTCTCTGCACTTCTTCTTAGGTGCATGGCCCGTTGTCGGAATCTGGTTCACCGCTCTTGGTGTCAGCACCATGGCGTTCAACCTCAACGGTTTCAACTTCAACCAGTCCGTGTTGGATAGCCAAGGTCGTGTCATCAACACCTGGGCTGACGTGATCAACCGCGCCAACCTCGGTATGGAAGTAATGCACGAGCGTAACGCTCACAACTTCCCCCTCGACTTGGCTGCTACCGAAGCTCCTTCCATCAACGGCTAA
- a CDS encoding histidine triad nucleotide-binding protein, with product MPMTDTIFAKIIRKEIPADILYEDEHCLAFRDIAPQAPTHFLVIPKKAIPKLADADDSDEQLLGHLLIIARTVAETERLEKGYRVVINTGDDGGQTVDHLHLHVLGGRPMSWPPG from the coding sequence ATCCCCATGACCGATACCATTTTTGCCAAAATTATCCGCAAGGAGATTCCGGCGGATATTCTCTATGAAGACGAGCATTGTCTCGCCTTTCGCGATATTGCCCCTCAAGCTCCCACTCACTTTCTGGTGATTCCCAAGAAAGCGATTCCCAAGCTGGCTGATGCTGACGACAGCGATGAGCAACTGCTGGGGCATCTTCTCATCATTGCCAGAACCGTGGCCGAAACTGAACGCTTAGAGAAAGGTTACCGAGTCGTTATTAATACCGGTGACGATGGTGGACAAACCGTCGATCACCTGCACTTACATGTGTTGGGGGGACGACCGATGAGTTGGCCCCCCGGCTAA
- a CDS encoding TIGR00300 family protein — translation MTASTHILMCPPHHYDVDYVINPWMEGNIHRSSRDRAETQWEQLHKILKDHAIVDLVDPQKGVPDMVFTANAGLVLGDNVVLSRFYHPERQGEEPHFKKWFEDNGFTVYELPKDLPFEGAGDALLDREGRWLWAGYGFRSELDSHPYLAKWLDIEVISLQLVDSRFYHLDTCFCPLSNGYLLYYPPAFDFYSNRLIEMRVPPEKRIIVNDDDAGNFACNAVNVGNVVVMNQVSDDLSRRLTEVGFQVIQTPLSEFLKAGGAAKCLTLRTTEPVMPNIHAVDSVVSTTITLEGHLLDAGIINRALDLVVEGGGSFQVRNFNLGEQRQSTSTADVHISAPSNDVMEEILAQLIELGAVSLPEDQADAQLEPVTQAGVAPDDFYVTTIYPTEIRVNGEWIRVGKQRMDGAIAVKETPEGIVAECKILRDLETDENVVVGVSGIRTVRKPESREKRGTQEFGFMSAGVSSERRVELVVEQVAWELRRIRDRGGKVVITAGPVVIHTGGAEHLSWLIREGYVQGLLGGNAIAVHDMEQSCLGTSLGVDMKRGVAVRGGHRHHLNVINTIRRHGSIAQAVEAGVVTHGVMYECVKNNVPFVLAGSIRDDGPLPDTEMDLIRAQERYAELVRGSDMILMLSTMLHSIGVGNMTPSGVKMVCVDINPAVVTKLSDRGSVESTGVVTDVGLFLSLLVKQLAQLTSPLVNA, via the coding sequence ATGACCGCATCCACTCATATCCTTATGTGTCCGCCTCATCACTACGATGTGGACTACGTGATTAACCCTTGGATGGAAGGAAACATCCATCGTTCCTCCCGCGATCGCGCCGAAACCCAGTGGGAACAACTCCATAAGATTCTCAAAGATCATGCCATCGTCGATCTCGTCGACCCCCAAAAGGGCGTTCCTGACATGGTCTTCACCGCCAATGCTGGGCTAGTCCTCGGCGATAATGTCGTCTTAAGTCGTTTTTACCATCCCGAACGTCAAGGAGAAGAACCTCACTTCAAAAAATGGTTTGAAGACAACGGCTTCACCGTCTACGAACTCCCCAAAGACTTACCCTTTGAAGGCGCAGGCGACGCACTCCTCGATCGCGAAGGACGCTGGCTCTGGGCAGGATACGGATTTCGCTCCGAACTCGACTCCCACCCCTACCTAGCCAAATGGCTCGACATCGAAGTCATCTCCCTGCAACTCGTCGACAGTCGCTTCTATCACCTCGACACCTGCTTCTGTCCCCTCAGCAACGGCTACCTCCTCTACTACCCCCCCGCCTTCGACTTCTACTCCAACCGCCTCATCGAAATGCGGGTTCCCCCAGAAAAACGCATTATTGTCAACGATGACGATGCCGGCAACTTTGCCTGTAACGCCGTCAACGTCGGTAATGTGGTAGTCATGAACCAAGTCAGTGACGACCTCAGCCGCCGTCTAACCGAGGTAGGATTCCAGGTCATCCAAACTCCCCTGAGTGAATTTCTCAAAGCCGGTGGAGCCGCCAAATGCCTCACCCTGCGCACCACCGAACCGGTGATGCCCAACATTCACGCCGTGGACTCCGTCGTCTCCACCACCATCACCCTCGAAGGCCATCTCCTCGATGCCGGCATTATTAACCGTGCCTTAGATCTCGTCGTCGAAGGGGGGGGAAGTTTCCAAGTCCGCAACTTCAACCTCGGAGAACAGCGTCAAAGTACCTCAACCGCTGACGTTCATATTTCCGCTCCCTCCAACGACGTGATGGAGGAAATTCTGGCACAACTGATTGAGTTGGGCGCCGTCTCTCTCCCCGAAGATCAAGCTGATGCTCAGCTCGAACCCGTCACCCAAGCCGGTGTCGCCCCCGATGACTTCTATGTCACCACCATTTACCCCACGGAAATTCGCGTCAATGGCGAGTGGATTCGCGTCGGCAAACAACGGATGGACGGAGCCATTGCCGTCAAGGAAACCCCAGAGGGGATTGTGGCCGAATGCAAAATCCTACGGGATTTAGAAACTGACGAGAACGTCGTTGTCGGCGTCTCCGGCATCCGTACCGTTCGTAAACCTGAGTCTCGGGAAAAACGAGGAACTCAGGAATTTGGCTTCATGTCAGCCGGCGTCTCCAGTGAGCGGCGAGTTGAACTGGTGGTTGAACAAGTGGCCTGGGAATTGCGACGGATTCGCGATCGCGGCGGCAAAGTGGTCATCACCGCCGGCCCCGTCGTCATCCATACCGGGGGAGCCGAACATCTCTCCTGGCTCATTCGCGAAGGCTATGTGCAGGGCCTCCTCGGCGGTAATGCGATCGCCGTCCATGACATGGAACAGTCTTGTCTAGGAACCTCCCTCGGGGTGGACATGAAACGGGGAGTTGCCGTTCGCGGCGGCCATCGTCATCATCTGAATGTGATTAACACCATTCGCCGTCATGGCAGCATCGCCCAGGCCGTTGAAGCCGGTGTGGTGACTCATGGGGTGATGTATGAATGCGTGAAAAATAACGTACCCTTTGTTCTTGCCGGTTCCATCCGCGATGATGGTCCCCTTCCGGATACGGAAATGGATTTAATTCGCGCCCAAGAACGCTACGCCGAGTTAGTGCGTGGCTCAGATATGATTCTCAT
- a CDS encoding DNA adenine methylase, which yields MSKRIAFGWYGGKYSHLDWLLPLLPETTHYCEPFGGSAAVLLNRKPSPVETYNDIDSEVTNFFRVLRNEHDALIRAIGLTPFSREELRIAVEESLEGVSSLERARRFFVRARQVRTGLAQTASTGRWAHCKLTSRAGMAGAVSRWLGSVEGLSEIVQRLLRVQIENAPALEVIKRYDSPQTLFYCDPPYPHDSRSDTNAYGFEMTENEHLKLAEVLHNVKGKVAISSYHGPLMDALYKGWNCIEGSPKKAHSTNTRSDHIKQNRVEVLWTNYPTPTPEVMSCKIHQTSLLPLFVDPKKPLNNP from the coding sequence ATGTCTAAGCGGATTGCATTTGGATGGTATGGCGGTAAATACTCTCACCTAGATTGGTTGCTGCCGCTTTTGCCAGAAACAACACATTACTGTGAGCCTTTTGGGGGAAGTGCGGCTGTACTTCTTAATCGGAAACCTTCACCAGTTGAAACCTATAATGACATTGACAGTGAAGTCACAAATTTCTTCCGTGTTCTCCGGAATGAACATGATGCTCTAATCAGAGCTATTGGACTGACACCCTTTTCCAGAGAGGAGCTGAGAATCGCCGTGGAAGAGTCCCTAGAAGGAGTATCTAGTTTAGAGAGAGCACGTCGCTTCTTTGTGCGAGCTAGACAAGTAAGAACCGGACTTGCTCAGACTGCCAGCACAGGTCGTTGGGCCCACTGTAAACTAACCAGCCGAGCAGGGATGGCAGGAGCTGTTTCTCGTTGGCTTGGTAGTGTTGAAGGGTTGTCCGAGATTGTACAACGCCTCTTACGTGTCCAAATAGAAAACGCACCGGCTCTTGAGGTGATTAAACGCTATGATAGTCCTCAAACACTTTTCTATTGTGACCCTCCTTATCCCCACGACTCTCGCTCAGATACCAATGCCTACGGCTTTGAAATGACAGAAAATGAGCATCTCAAACTGGCTGAAGTTTTGCATAACGTTAAGGGAAAGGTGGCTATTTCTAGCTATCATGGGCCACTAATGGATGCTCTTTATAAAGGTTGGAATTGTATTGAAGGTTCTCCCAAAAAAGCTCATTCAACAAATACAAGATCCGATCATATTAAGCAGAATCGCGTGGAAGTGTTATGGACAAACTACCCAACCCCGACCCCGGAGGTAATGTCATGCAAAATCCATCAGACATCCTTGCTGCCGCTTTTCGTCGATCCCAAAAAGCCCTTGAACAACCCATAA